In the Streptobacillus moniliformis DSM 12112 genome, one interval contains:
- a CDS encoding AEC family transporter produces MLLENLRVVLNEKFLSAIFSTIFIILLGYYLRKKKIVNEHASKALSSILLSAALPALAFKAFLADISEKTYTTGINVLIFGFVAYILLILIGYILYSNKKGDLKDTLVVLTAFGSTTFFGIPIINGLFGNEGTLYANVFNIAYRVFLYSFALIVMSGTKFDRKNLKQIFANPIIIATFLGLFLWVFQSSMPQTSIMIKDAKTGEMIAKSISIFRIDKTLPWLFNGINYLATLSSPLAWLAIGMTLAQILLKDAIKEKLTIVYAGYKLLLIPALFFVILITLNKVGITFTYEAIAAIVIMLATPPATVAVAYSIKFEKEAVLSSNISLVNTVFAIFAIIFWIIVLAATHAAGII; encoded by the coding sequence ATGTTATTAGAAAATTTAAGGGTAGTTTTAAATGAAAAATTTTTATCAGCTATCTTTTCAACAATATTTATTATCCTATTAGGATATTATTTAAGAAAAAAGAAAATAGTTAATGAACATGCTTCTAAAGCATTAAGTTCAATTTTATTAAGTGCTGCTTTACCAGCTTTAGCTTTCAAAGCTTTTTTAGCTGATATAAGTGAAAAAACTTATACTACAGGAATAAATGTATTGATATTTGGATTTGTTGCATATATCTTATTAATTTTAATAGGTTATATCCTATATTCAAATAAAAAAGGTGATCTAAAGGATACATTAGTTGTATTAACTGCTTTTGGTTCAACCACTTTCTTTGGTATACCAATAATAAATGGTTTATTTGGAAATGAAGGTACTCTTTATGCAAATGTATTTAATATAGCTTATAGAGTTTTCTTGTATTCTTTTGCATTAATAGTTATGAGTGGTACAAAATTTGATAGAAAAAATTTAAAACAAATTTTTGCTAACCCTATAATCATAGCAACATTTTTAGGATTATTCTTATGGGTATTCCAATCATCAATGCCACAAACAAGCATTATGATTAAAGATGCAAAAACTGGAGAAATGATAGCTAAAAGTATCTCTATATTCAGAATAGATAAAACTTTACCATGGTTATTTAATGGTATTAATTACTTAGCAACTTTATCATCTCCTCTTGCATGGCTTGCTATAGGTATGACTTTAGCTCAAATATTATTAAAAGATGCTATTAAAGAAAAACTTACTATAGTTTATGCAGGATACAAGTTATTATTAATCCCTGCGTTATTCTTCGTTATTTTAATAACTTTAAATAAAGTAGGTATAACTTTCACTTATGAAGCTATAGCAGCAATAGTAATAATGCTTGCTACTCCACCTGCAACAGTTGCAGTTGCATATTCAATTAAATTTGAAAAAGAAGCTGTTCTTTCTTCAAATATTTCATTAGTTAATACTGTATTTGCAATTTTTGCTATAATTTTTTGGATAATAGTTCTAGCAGCTACACATGCAGCAGGAATAATATAG
- a CDS encoding chromate transporter — MKKISYFELFKTLFIINSITFGGGYTIIPIIKDEFVEKNKVISDEQMLKIITLAQSIPGVMTISTSFLVGYYSLGLLGAIIATIASILPCIIVISFIAFSYSKFIANIYIQKNA; from the coding sequence ATGAAGAAAATAAGTTATTTTGAGCTATTTAAAACCTTGTTTATTATAAATTCTATTACATTTGGAGGAGGTTATACAATAATTCCTATAATTAAAGATGAATTTGTTGAAAAAAATAAGGTTATATCAGATGAGCAAATGTTGAAAATAATAACTTTAGCACAATCTATACCTGGTGTTATGACTATTTCGACATCATTTTTAGTTGGTTATTATTCTTTAGGATTATTAGGAGCTATAATAGCAACTATTGCATCAATATTACCTTGTATCATAGTTATATCATTCATAGCATTTAGTTATAGTAAATTTATAGCTAATATATATATACAAAAAAATGCTTAA
- a CDS encoding chromate transporter, protein MLLKLYTAFFKIGMFAFGGGYVILPLIEEFIVKRYSWITSSTLVDIISISQITPGPIAINAATFIGMSNAGIIGAIIATIGVVSPQIILLMIFIKYIGLENKELVKIIDGIKPATISLILIATINIFKKSIFIDLASSYKIEYVSMMCFIVALILLRYKFKMRNIIVICALLSFVI, encoded by the coding sequence ATGTTATTAAAATTATATACAGCTTTTTTTAAAATTGGTATGTTTGCCTTTGGTGGTGGTTATGTAATATTGCCATTAATAGAAGAATTTATAGTTAAAAGATATTCGTGGATTACAAGTTCTACATTGGTTGATATAATATCTATTTCTCAAATAACTCCAGGACCTATAGCTATAAATGCAGCAACATTTATAGGTATGAGCAATGCTGGTATAATAGGTGCTATAATTGCAACTATAGGTGTTGTTAGCCCACAAATTATATTGCTTATGATATTTATAAAATATATAGGTTTAGAAAATAAAGAATTAGTAAAAATTATTGATGGAATAAAGCCGGCAACTATTTCACTTATTTTAATAGCTACAATAAATATATTTAAAAAAAGCATATTTATAGATCTAGCATCTTCTTATAAAATAGAATATGTATCTATGATGTGTTTTATTGTAGCTTTAATATTGCTAAGATATAAGTTTAAAATGCGTAATATTATTGTTATATGTGCATTACTTTCTTTTGTTATTTAG
- a CDS encoding YbaB/EbfC family nucleoid-associated protein: MVRKLKTAQSGINSQSDLIRKAQAMQEKMLQIQEGLKDLYVEESVAGGLVKVKANGQKNIIDIKISLDIINDASEDESADELSALVLSAINGAIKKAEELAEREMSVVTGGVSIPGLF, translated from the coding sequence ATGGTTAGAAAATTAAAGACTGCACAATCAGGTATAAACAGTCAATCAGATTTAATTAGAAAAGCTCAAGCAATGCAAGAGAAAATGCTTCAAATCCAAGAAGGATTAAAAGACTTATATGTAGAAGAATCTGTTGCTGGTGGATTAGTTAAAGTAAAGGCAAATGGTCAAAAAAATATAATTGATATAAAAATATCTTTAGATATTATAAATGATGCATCTGAGGATGAAAGTGCAGATGAATTATCAGCATTAGTTTTATCAGCTATTAATGGAGCAATAAAGAAAGCTGAGGAATTAGCCGAAAGAGAAATGAGTGTTGTTACTGGTGGAGTAAGCATTCCAGGATTATTTTAA
- a CDS encoding valine--tRNA ligase → MDKYNPLDIEQKWYKIWEENGYFKPSKDDKKPAYTIVIPPPNVTGVLHMGHVLNNTIQDVVIRYKRMKGYDTLWQTGTDHAGIATQNVVERKLAESNLRKEDLGREEFIKKVWEWKEKHGGIITKQQRRIGNSVDWERERFTMDEGLSEAVKEVFVTLYNQGLIYKGEYMVNWCPRCTTALADDEINHIDKEGNIWEIKYPLKDEEGYLIVATTRPETMLGDTGIAVNPEDERYKHLIGKMAILPLMNREIPIVADNYVDMEFGTGVVKMTPAHDPNDFEVSKRTGLEIINVFTKDAKINELGGKYQGMDRFEARKAVLKDLEEEGLLVNVKKHNHAVGHCYRCKTIVEPRISDQWFVKMQPLAKRALDVVKNGEVKLTPKRMEKRYYNWLENIRDWTISRQIWWGHRIPAYYTPNNELIVAKNIEEAKKICVEKFGEELPLREETDVLDTWFSSALWPFSTMGWPEKTRDLERYFPTDLLVTGDDIIFFWVARMIMMSLHFLDTIPFKEVYFTGIIRDEIGRKMSKSLGNAPDTLAILDKYGSDAVRFSFMYNTSQGQDILFSEKLIEMGHTFANKIWNASKFVISNLEGFKEDISILDLDFKLEDQWILSKLQLASRNINKEMEEYNIDTSAKIAYEFFRNDFCDWYLEIAKTRIYGVDENDIDRQTAQWILRHVLDNGLRLLHPFMPFVTEEIWQKIKSYGESIMLVEYPEEDKGLLNLEVIKEFDYLKEVVSSIRNIRAENNISPAKKIEIIIDSEDENEKNLLLNNLKVLEKLANVESIVILTEIPKMAGFRIVGNTKVYVSLCGLIDVSKEIEKLNKDIEKVKKELERTLSKLSNEAFIMKAPKAVIDKENSIKNELERKLEKLCKSMDLYKN, encoded by the coding sequence ATGGATAAATACAATCCACTTGATATAGAACAGAAATGGTATAAAATATGGGAAGAAAATGGATATTTTAAACCATCAAAAGATGACAAAAAACCAGCATATACTATAGTTATCCCACCTCCAAATGTAACAGGAGTTTTACATATGGGACACGTTTTAAATAATACTATACAAGATGTTGTGATAAGATATAAGAGGATGAAAGGTTATGATACTTTATGGCAAACAGGTACAGATCATGCTGGTATTGCAACTCAAAATGTAGTGGAAAGAAAACTTGCTGAATCTAATTTAAGAAAAGAAGATCTAGGGAGAGAAGAATTTATTAAAAAAGTTTGGGAATGGAAAGAAAAACATGGAGGAATCATCACTAAACAACAAAGAAGAATAGGAAATTCTGTTGATTGGGAAAGAGAAAGATTCACTATGGATGAAGGTCTTTCAGAAGCAGTTAAGGAAGTGTTTGTAACCCTATATAACCAAGGGCTTATATATAAAGGGGAGTATATGGTTAACTGGTGCCCTAGATGCACTACAGCACTTGCAGATGATGAGATAAATCATATAGATAAAGAAGGTAATATATGGGAAATTAAATATCCTTTAAAAGATGAAGAAGGATATTTAATAGTTGCTACTACAAGACCAGAAACTATGTTGGGAGATACAGGTATAGCTGTAAATCCAGAAGATGAAAGATATAAGCATTTAATAGGTAAAATGGCTATATTACCATTAATGAATAGAGAAATACCTATAGTTGCAGATAATTATGTTGATATGGAATTTGGGACAGGAGTAGTTAAAATGACACCAGCTCATGACCCTAATGATTTTGAAGTGTCAAAAAGAACGGGTCTTGAAATTATTAATGTATTTACAAAAGATGCTAAAATTAATGAACTTGGTGGTAAATATCAAGGAATGGATAGATTTGAAGCTAGAAAAGCAGTTTTAAAAGATTTAGAAGAAGAAGGGCTTTTAGTAAATGTAAAAAAACATAATCATGCAGTAGGACATTGTTATCGTTGCAAAACTATAGTAGAACCTAGAATATCAGATCAATGGTTTGTAAAAATGCAACCATTAGCTAAAAGAGCACTAGATGTTGTTAAAAATGGAGAAGTTAAATTAACTCCTAAGAGAATGGAGAAAAGATACTATAACTGGCTAGAAAATATTAGAGATTGGACTATAAGTCGTCAAATTTGGTGGGGTCATAGAATACCTGCTTATTACACACCTAATAATGAATTAATAGTAGCTAAAAACATTGAAGAGGCTAAGAAAATATGTGTTGAAAAATTTGGTGAAGAATTACCGTTAAGAGAAGAAACAGATGTATTAGATACATGGTTTTCATCGGCACTTTGGCCATTTTCTACTATGGGTTGGCCTGAAAAAACAAGAGATTTAGAAAGATATTTTCCAACAGATCTGTTAGTTACAGGAGATGACATAATATTTTTCTGGGTAGCACGTATGATAATGATGAGTTTACATTTCTTAGATACTATTCCGTTTAAAGAAGTATATTTCACAGGAATAATAAGGGATGAAATAGGAAGAAAAATGTCTAAATCTTTAGGTAATGCACCTGATACTTTAGCTATATTAGATAAGTATGGTTCAGATGCTGTTAGATTTAGTTTTATGTATAATACAAGTCAAGGACAGGACATACTATTTTCTGAAAAATTAATTGAAATGGGTCATACTTTTGCAAATAAGATATGGAATGCATCTAAGTTTGTAATTTCAAATTTAGAAGGATTTAAAGAAGATATTTCAATACTTGATTTAGACTTTAAATTAGAAGATCAATGGATATTATCTAAACTACAACTGGCTTCAAGAAATATCAATAAAGAAATGGAAGAATATAATATAGATACATCAGCTAAAATAGCCTATGAATTTTTTAGAAATGATTTTTGTGATTGGTATTTAGAAATAGCTAAAACAAGAATTTATGGTGTAGATGAAAATGATATTGATAGACAAACGGCTCAATGGATATTAAGACATGTACTTGATAATGGACTTAGATTATTACACCCATTTATGCCTTTTGTAACAGAAGAAATATGGCAAAAAATAAAATCATATGGTGAAAGTATAATGTTGGTTGAATATCCTGAGGAAGATAAGGGATTATTAAACTTAGAAGTTATCAAAGAGTTTGATTACTTAAAAGAAGTTGTATCTTCAATAAGAAATATTAGAGCTGAAAATAATATATCTCCAGCTAAGAAAATAGAGATAATTATTGATAGTGAAGATGAAAATGAAAAAAATCTATTATTAAATAACCTTAAAGTACTAGAAAAACTTGCTAATGTTGAAAGTATAGTTATACTAACTGAAATACCTAAAATGGCAGGATTTAGAATTGTGGGAAATACTAAAGTTTATGTTTCTTTATGTGGACTTATAGATGTATCTAAAGAAATAGAAAAATTAAATAAAGATATAGAAAAAGTTAAAAAAGAACTTGAAAGAACATTGAGTAAATTATCTAATGAAGCCTTTATTATGAAAGCTCCTAAGGCAGTAATCGACAAAGAAAATTCTATAAAAAATGAGCTTGAAAGAAAACTTGAAAAACTTTGCAAAAGCATGGATTTGTATAAAAATTAG
- a CDS encoding OmpA family protein has protein sequence MKKFFLILTALTALNAVAGVELQIKGGYDVFRRQSENNKFFNGQDKDLERGFVINAELFPINQHKVEIGIGAEYNFSDKTAGYTYQKHSDVTMPNNGNNDKRYHHVPVYAVIKANVIQLETGDAPLAIVGKLGYGFVREHANVTNKGTGGLYYAVGLNGEYGPFVVEALASRTHLMVVENGMQPSAAAAAQPAAQSNDLMKKSNVINKVGITAGLRLGQLSKPVVEEPKLPIEPEVKPEVKPEPKPEVIEKIVEKIVEVPVEKIVEKIVEVPVEKIVEKIVEVPVEKVVEKIVEVPVEKMVEKIVEVPVEKMVEKIVEVPVEKVVEKMVEVPVEKIVEKEKEVVKEVEVPVHIKPQIKKIELSADALFKFDKYKLEDMLEKGKMEIQELVKKLSTDYVRLDRIDIIGHTDRLGSDSYNLALGLRRAQTVRSYLQELGVTTPITVASKGKRDPKVKCPGTKATAKLKQCLLPNRRVEINLTGLEVRYLEDNK, from the coding sequence ATGAAGAAGTTTTTTTTAATTTTAACTGCATTAACGGCTTTAAACGCTGTTGCTGGAGTTGAATTACAAATAAAAGGTGGTTACGATGTTTTCAGAAGACAATCGGAAAATAACAAATTCTTCAATGGTCAAGATAAGGACTTAGAAAGAGGATTTGTAATAAATGCTGAATTATTCCCAATTAATCAACATAAGGTTGAAATAGGAATAGGAGCAGAATACAATTTTTCTGATAAAACTGCTGGATACACTTATCAAAAACATTCTGATGTAACAATGCCTAACAATGGTAATAATGATAAAAGATATCATCATGTACCAGTATATGCTGTAATTAAGGCAAATGTTATACAATTAGAAACAGGAGATGCTCCTCTTGCTATAGTTGGTAAATTAGGGTATGGATTTGTGAGAGAGCATGCGAATGTTACTAATAAAGGAACAGGAGGATTATACTACGCTGTAGGGTTGAACGGTGAATATGGTCCATTTGTTGTTGAGGCTTTAGCTTCAAGAACTCATTTAATGGTAGTTGAAAATGGTATGCAACCTTCCGCTGCCGCTGCAGCTCAACCTGCTGCACAAAGTAATGATTTAATGAAAAAATCAAATGTAATAAATAAAGTAGGTATAACAGCAGGATTAAGATTAGGGCAATTATCTAAACCAGTTGTTGAAGAACCTAAATTACCAATTGAACCTGAAGTTAAACCAGAGGTTAAACCTGAACCAAAACCAGAAGTAATAGAAAAGATAGTTGAAAAGATAGTGGAAGTTCCAGTAGAGAAGATAGTTGAAAAAATAGTGGAAGTTCCAGTAGAAAAAATAGTTGAGAAAATAGTAGAAGTTCCAGTGGAAAAAGTAGTTGAGAAAATAGTAGAAGTTCCAGTGGAAAAAATGGTTGAAAAAATAGTAGAAGTTCCAGTGGAAAAAATGGTTGAAAAAATAGTGGAAGTGCCAGTAGAAAAAGTGGTTGAAAAAATGGTAGAAGTTCCAGTAGAAAAGATAGTTGAAAAAGAAAAAGAAGTAGTAAAGGAAGTTGAAGTACCAGTTCACATAAAACCTCAAATTAAGAAGATTGAACTAAGTGCTGATGCATTATTTAAGTTTGATAAATATAAACTAGAGGATATGTTAGAAAAAGGTAAGATGGAAATACAAGAACTAGTTAAAAAATTATCAACTGACTATGTAAGATTAGATAGAATAGACATAATAGGGCATACTGATAGATTAGGAAGCGACAGTTATAACTTAGCTTTAGGATTAAGACGTGCTCAAACTGTTAGATCTTACTTACAAGAATTAGGAGTAACTACTCCAATTACTGTTGCAAGTAAAGGTAAGAGAGATCCTAAGGTTAAATGTCCAGGAACTAAGGCTACAGCTAAATTAAAACAATGTCTATTACCAAACAGACGTGTTGAAATTAACTTAACTGGATTAGAAGTTAGATACTTAGAAGATAATAAATAA
- a CDS encoding type III pantothenate kinase, whose amino-acid sequence MILGFDIGNTHICPIIYDNNGKILEKFRIPSKTNLTEDTLYATLKTLCDFKKIDLSDVKDVVYSSVVPHLNNVFDYLAKKYFNCEPYVLNINNIDENLLTFNANTERNLGADRIATILAMKKYMSNKKCIIIDFGTATTFEVIKDNKYLGGAILPGIDLSINALFQNTAKLPKVTFEKPNEVLGNTTVTQINIGIYYSNIGAIKELINQYKNIYPDAYVISTGGQGKIITEDLKDFINEYKGNLCEEGIFEFYRYIKSRS is encoded by the coding sequence ATGATACTTGGTTTTGATATTGGAAATACTCATATTTGTCCAATAATATATGATAATAATGGTAAAATACTAGAAAAATTTAGAATACCTAGTAAAACAAATTTAACTGAAGACACACTATATGCTACATTAAAAACCTTATGTGATTTTAAAAAAATAGATTTAAGCGATGTAAAAGATGTTGTATATTCATCAGTTGTTCCACATTTAAATAATGTTTTTGATTATTTAGCAAAAAAATATTTTAACTGTGAACCATATGTATTAAATATAAATAACATAGATGAAAATTTACTTACATTTAATGCTAATACTGAAAGAAACTTAGGGGCAGATAGGATTGCAACTATACTTGCTATGAAGAAATATATGAGCAATAAAAAATGTATAATAATTGACTTTGGAACTGCAACTACTTTTGAGGTTATAAAGGATAATAAATATCTTGGTGGTGCAATACTTCCAGGTATAGATTTATCAATAAATGCTCTATTTCAAAATACTGCAAAATTACCTAAAGTTACTTTTGAAAAACCAAATGAAGTACTTGGTAATACAACAGTTACACAAATTAATATAGGGATATATTATTCTAATATAGGTGCTATTAAAGAATTAATTAATCAATATAAAAATATATATCCTGATGCATATGTAATTTCAACTGGTGGTCAAGGAAAGATAATTACAGAAGATCTTAAAGATTTCATTAATGAATATAAAGGGAATCTGTGTGAAGAAGGAATATTTGAATTTTATAGATATATAAAAAGCAGGAGTTAA
- a CDS encoding prepilin-type N-terminal cleavage/methylation domain-containing protein, whose protein sequence is MNKKKNRGFTLIEIITVIAIIGILASISVPKISKYIDRANETKIFSAVSELNNLYILMNLDGKNDVDIYKVLGEAENLGITIDSGSNNFVVGRFKGEFLIENEKIIANVTEPEVATYTISGKRK, encoded by the coding sequence ATGAATAAGAAGAAAAATAGGGGTTTTACTTTAATAGAAATTATTACGGTTATAGCTATTATCGGAATACTTGCAAGTATTTCAGTTCCAAAAATTAGTAAGTATATAGACAGGGCTAATGAAACTAAAATATTTTCTGCTGTGTCTGAACTAAATAATCTATATATACTTATGAATTTAGATGGTAAAAATGATGTTGATATTTATAAGGTGCTGGGAGAAGCAGAAAATTTAGGAATAACTATTGATAGTGGGAGTAATAATTTTGTAGTAGGCAGGTTTAAAGGGGAATTTTTAATTGAAAATGAAAAAATTATTGCAAATGTAACAGAGCCAGAAGTCGCCACATATACTATTAGTGGTAAAAGAAAATGA
- a CDS encoding prepilin peptidase, with amino-acid sequence MIYAAYLMLLYISYVDFVEGYIYDRDLVILFIFLYFSTTSGIYSSYVGMGIFSLPFFILWILESYFNFEIIGMGDIKLMLIFGMYFGIKDMHFIFTFYEIMYFSSLIYAIILRKKYVPFAPAMCFSFIIHDLGIFN; translated from the coding sequence ATGATATATGCAGCTTATTTAATGTTGCTATATATTTCATATGTAGATTTTGTTGAAGGATATATATATGATAGAGATCTTGTTATATTATTCATCTTCTTATATTTTTCTACTACTAGTGGGATTTATAGTAGTTATGTAGGCATGGGAATTTTTTCTTTACCTTTTTTTATACTATGGATATTAGAATCATATTTTAATTTTGAAATTATAGGTATGGGTGATATTAAATTAATGTTAATATTTGGAATGTATTTTGGAATAAAAGATATGCACTTTATTTTTACTTTTTATGAAATAATGTATTTCAGTTCTTTAATTTATGCCATAATTTTAAGAAAGAAATATGTGCCATTTGCTCCAGCTATGTGTTTTTCTTTTATTATACATGATTTAGGTATATTTAATTAG
- a CDS encoding type II secretion pathway component PulD-like protein has product MKKLLIFLTLLTFSDNKYISNENMKKIKIYNEKKVEIKNKEVKKVEEVYEILKIQNIPENEILKLDGSFGVKIRKVGDKYILSGEKKNISKLKHIIYSIDKIKKQIIIKMNVIDTSISFFDRFGLNLKLEENKNDGLVAKFLENKLSLSNLLNLGGAKLGLDIEALKQSGDMYIKSFPSIMVLDNSEGEMRITDELSFKVSEKKVQTSEAGLIFKIKPRIVTKGYKEFVELEIYSEISSFKSEKVRSKNILNTKVLLKDKTSTFISGVGRESKSINISNPSIPIFSTLFRKKSKNKEKRNIYVEVEVEILNE; this is encoded by the coding sequence ATGAAAAAGTTACTTATATTTCTTACATTATTAACTTTTTCAGATAATAAATATATTAGTAATGAAAATATGAAAAAGATTAAAATATATAATGAAAAGAAAGTTGAAATAAAAAATAAGGAAGTAAAAAAGGTAGAGGAAGTATACGAAATATTAAAGATTCAAAATATACCTGAAAATGAGATCTTAAAACTTGATGGGAGTTTTGGTGTTAAAATAAGAAAAGTTGGAGATAAATATATATTGTCTGGAGAAAAAAAGAATATTTCTAAACTTAAACATATAATTTACAGTATAGATAAGATTAAAAAACAAATAATAATTAAAATGAATGTTATAGATACATCTATTTCATTTTTTGATAGATTCGGTTTGAATTTAAAACTTGAGGAAAATAAAAATGATGGTTTAGTAGCTAAATTTTTAGAAAATAAATTATCTCTTAGTAATTTGCTTAATTTAGGTGGAGCTAAGTTAGGCTTAGATATAGAAGCTTTAAAACAAAGTGGAGATATGTATATTAAAAGTTTTCCAAGTATAATGGTTTTAGATAATAGCGAAGGAGAAATGAGAATAACAGATGAATTATCTTTTAAGGTATCAGAGAAAAAAGTTCAAACTAGTGAAGCAGGGCTAATATTTAAAATAAAGCCAAGAATAGTTACTAAGGGATATAAGGAGTTTGTTGAACTTGAAATATATTCTGAGATATCTAGTTTTAAAAGTGAGAAGGTTAGAAGTAAAAATATTTTAAACACTAAGGTATTACTTAAAGATAAGACTAGCACCTTTATTTCTGGAGTAGGTAGAGAAAGTAAAAGTATTAATATTTCTAATCCAAGTATACCTATTTTTTCAACACTATTTAGAAAAAAGAGTAAAAATAAGGAAAAGAGAAATATTTATGTTGAAGTAGAGGTAGAAATACTAAATGAATAA
- a CDS encoding type II secretion system F family protein, which yields MNKAKFRKEIVSRLEILLRSEIDIIDSVNVLCNIYVGNEKEKLIKLKKDLEKGKTLRESFKNINNNKEFLSYISIVEKTGNIQQVFNILKEKYEFEDNILKEVMNIISYPAILLFISFIILIAMMLTIVPKFVEIYNDLNAELPLFTKILISISEKLIKYNILIIFIFFALLVLFKYLIKINRYIIDKFKFNIKIYRDIFLMRYIQGIYVQLKSGIDFYDAVKNLNIVENEYFIFEMDKIIKKISKGTPLKKIYVNKKIFDNEFIAIINIAEKTGDLSNSFENLYLIYSNKVRVKIKMMLRLLEPISIIVIALLIGSVLISLMLPLLNIGEMIN from the coding sequence ATGAATAAGGCAAAATTTAGAAAAGAAATAGTTAGTAGATTAGAAATATTATTAAGAAGTGAGATAGATATTATTGATAGTGTTAATGTATTATGCAATATATATGTAGGAAATGAAAAAGAAAAGTTAATTAAGTTAAAGAAGGATTTAGAAAAAGGTAAAACTTTAAGGGAGAGTTTTAAAAATATTAATAATAATAAGGAATTTTTGAGCTATATTTCTATAGTAGAAAAAACTGGTAATATACAACAGGTATTTAATATTTTAAAAGAAAAATATGAATTTGAGGATAATATATTAAAAGAAGTAATGAATATTATTAGTTATCCAGCTATCTTATTATTCATTTCTTTTATTATACTAATAGCTATGATGTTGACAATAGTTCCGAAATTTGTGGAAATTTATAATGATTTAAATGCAGAATTACCTTTATTTACAAAGATATTGATATCTATTTCAGAAAAGTTAATAAAGTATAATATTTTAATTATTTTCATATTTTTCGCACTGCTTGTATTATTCAAATATTTAATAAAGATAAATAGATACATTATAGATAAATTTAAGTTTAATATTAAAATTTATAGAGATATTTTTCTTATGAGATATATACAGGGGATTTATGTACAATTAAAATCAGGTATAGATTTTTATGATGCAGTAAAAAATTTGAATATAGTAGAAAATGAATACTTTATATTCGAGATGGATAAGATAATAAAGAAAATATCTAAGGGAACGCCTTTAAAGAAGATATATGTTAATAAAAAAATATTTGATAATGAATTTATAGCTATAATAAATATTGCAGAAAAAACGGGTGATCTGTCAAATAGTTTTGAAAACCTGTATTTAATATATAGTAATAAGGTTAGGGTTAAAATAAAAATGATGTTAAGATTATTAGAACCTATAAGTATAATAGTTATAGCCTTATTAATAGGAAGTGTACTAATATCTTTGATGTTACCGTTATTAAATATAGGAGAAATGATAAATTGA